tgattcacgaacatcttactatcgtttactaaataacttgaaattatatatatgtatatatctttatttaatatacataaatcagtttttaaatacacattgcaagttatttataattaattttaatattccaacttattatatatatatatatatatatatatatatatatatatatatatatatatatatatatatatatatatatatatatatataagtatatatttatatatgtatatatatatatgtatatatatatatttatatatgtatatatatatatatatatatatatatatatatatatatatatttgacatgatattatgataagtacgtatctcacaaagtatattaacaatgagttatatacgtaagatgagactactaacttaagaatttcgaaacaatatatatatatatatatatatatatatatatatatatatatatatatatatataaaataagttggaatattaaaattaattataaataacttgcaatgtgtatttaaaaactgatttatgtatattaaatacagatatatacatatatataatttcaagttatttagtaaacgatagtaacattcgattattgattcgattgatatttagataagttaactaaaacgtttaagatgaacaagtaaaacactaatttgctacagtattttcgaattgctacagtacccgaaaagctacagtgttttcaaaaaccactatttgctacagtaaaaatcattttgctacagtaaaacactatttcgaaatgaaaatttatgtatattttacaaatgttataaaatataatgttaacttagatataaaacgttttgatttaaaataatattattatatattaatacgtTAATTTATAaacgcaaatgaccataacactcaaacatACAAGCTACATTACGAGtgagatagtttttcattgatttgagtcttgttattgataaagataCAATACACGGAACATAAAGTGCTAGTTATTAAagcgtacgaagtaacgttcgaaaaatcggaaccgggacataagtcgagtgataacgtacgagtcatcggaacaaaaattacaaatcaactatgcacgagaatataatataatatgtaattaattaatataaattatatatattatatataattataataatatgtcgacaaactaaataACAAAAACAAGTGTGAGCTGGAAACCCAAACCATGCGATCGTATAGGAAATGGGCATGAAAGTCATGCGATCGTATGGTAGCCCCGAACTGGGAAAGTCCTATAAATTCGCTCgatttctgtttctgattcattccTCACATATCTATCTCtcgactctctcaatatatatataaattattattattattattattattattattattattattattattattattattattattattattatcattattattattattattattattattattattattattattattattattattattattattattattattattattattattagtattagtattagtagtagtagtagtagtagtagtagtagtagtattattattattattattattattattattattattattattattattattattattattattattattattattattattattattattattattattattaatcttagtattattattaagttgcattattattattagtattattattacataaaatattatgacgaggttatgagcgggttattttcaaaacaagttttgagcgggatagagctatggagaatatgggttatagctatggaagataTGAGTATTGTTcaaggtattgttcgtgaggtcaacctagcgtttatcattttcgttgcgtctatgtactttcctacaatattgaatcacaatattgatacgtgagcattcatatcttatcttttatatatttaatagtgtatccatgtctagtgcttgagtatatatgtttatgcatacttgtatgctttaattttgtcgttagatagtttatgatgaatcacgaatttgatacatatgttattgatataaggtatatgatatgcatgtcattggaacgttgtcgaaaaattaataacttttcatttagaaatcgtgtgttttcgagaaacggattaaaagttatggtcaactgaattatgattaatattaattgaaattgtgtttgaaactgtaaattgatatttaaacaacttgtttatgagattgataaattgaatttccaaatattattagttgagtaaatgaattcttatataaggcacgtctcgttgaacaattgtcaaagttgactgtcttatcatgtttaaaagctttataaacactataatctgattttacaagtattggaaaactatgtgaaataataatatattttcgatttccatgataattcaaatataatatagctcctgaaataaataatattttgagtttgataaactataaattcgttcaattatcaagacttatactatgttaataaacatgtatagatttaaagatcatattgggtcaggttgacttttgagatgacttttgttaacttttgcatgtcggtctcgagcattaggattgtgatacactatgaccagacctagcttgttagacatgtattaaccaacatatgttctctaggttgagatctacggttattttgcattccgagtttcggtcacatttcggtgaatgaccttatgtgctgctaaggtgagtttcatttgctccctttttaattgcttttgcaatatatatttttgggctgagaatacatgcactttattttaaacgcaatggatacaagtacatactaaattctacaccgagtttgaaccgaaaatcccttagctttggtaactagtaactgccgtttataaaaactggtgggcgcgagtagttatatatggatccatagggcttgacatccccgtctgttccacgtatagaaaccctagcctgaactataaaacagacgtatgctatttgagtttagtacacgttggtttatgtgtattgtacatgttggttgcatgtatgttaaaacatgggtacttattatatatacgttaaagtttagttaccagggtgctcaatcttgtagaatattttgataaacgtttctggatgaaacaactgaaatcttgtgatccacctttatatacagattatgcgcaatattaaaactatgaactcaccaacctttgtgttgacacttttaagcatgtttattctcaggttcctagaagtctttcactgtttgattatacgttatacaagctatgtgcatggagtcatacatgctttattcgagaaaactttgcattcacaaaatcatcaccatgtatcttatttgactgtattgtcaacagatgtattgttaaaaactattatatatggtgattgtctatacgtagaaatcatcaaatgtcgaaaaccttggatttatatattcatttatggtgtgccttttgaaaagaatgcaatgtttacaaaacgtatcatatagaggtcaaaacctcactatgaaatcaatgaatgatgtattcgttcaaatggatttggacgggtcatcacaaatgaCCATCAGTGCAGAGCCGTCTGTTACTCTGTTTCGCGATTATTATGCTCTACATCCGTTTATGTTTTTCCATTCACTCTATTGTCCTTCCGaagttatattatttttttctgatttcatgtaaatgagggcattacatgatcttaagtgtgaggggagagatataaattctcgcgAATGTAATACACTTGGCTTTGAGTCTTATTTTTGgttcattttttgaaaaatttgaaagtttttaaaatttttgaTGATTTCAAAAGCCAAGTGTAGCTATTTTATTGAGTAGATGTTATCACTATTGTGAGTTGAATTGTGCAGACACCTCAATGATTTTGGCGTTTTGTATTTTCTTTTGCATGAGTGTGTGTGCGTGTTTAAAAGGATGTAAAGTCTTTCTAGTAAAGTTGTTCCATTtaaaacttgaaagtaaagtctttcaagtttCATTCTACTTGGTATATCATCTTCCTAAACTATACCATTTCATACTAACATCTTTTCATGTGTAAAAGTACTATGGGAAgaaaaagtcttgaactttcaaaattgTCAAGTGCTACCCCATCGCCAACTCTATTACCGGGAAGGTTCGCTACGATGGTAGTACGTTGTCCGTGCGGTTGTTCAATACAATAATGTCCTTGAGGGCACATGACCTTGTAACCTAAATTTCGAAAAACTAGTAAGTGTAAAAGCTAGTTTTTTttccatttttaaaagataaaatgtTTTTCATAAAGTTTTGTGTTCCCTTGGACCAAATTTTTTGGCAAATCACCTATCTCATTATAAGTCACGTGTGACTTAAATTCCACGACCTTCCTTCGATTGTCCACCCTGCTCTAGAGTCACCAGAGTATTCATTGAGGCATGAGATGAGTGCCTCCATCCTAAAACACCGGGATTCAAAGGGATATCCTTGGATATCCCGGCACACCCACCTTTTACAACGAAGATGGAATTGATGGTAACACTTCTAGTTATATAAATAGAGTGTATATTTTAACTTGTACCAGGTTCTCTTGTCATGTGCTCATTGAGGATTATATATTTGAAAAACTTGAAGACTTGTACCTTGCACATGCTTGTTGAAGATCACACATTTGCAGTTATATTGAGTCATGGTTGTATTAATGATGTATCTTGCTTCCTATTATTGTTGAAGACGCTTCAGATATGTTTACTCTTACATTGGATTTTATTATTTTGAAGATaagcttacttgaggacaagcaaggttcaagtgtgaggGAATTTGATATTGCTCGGTTTATACATCTTTATCTCGCAATATTGGGTTCCATTTCGGTTAGTTTTGAGCATCATAATGAAGATTCTATGATGATTAAGTTAAAGATTAACACTAATTTTTATCATGGTGTTATTTGGTTTTTTGGTGTGTTCATGTGTTTCGAAGCCAAAATATCGAGTATAAAGTTTCAGGTTCGAACCAGGGTTAACGCCAAAAGTTTTAGTGATTTTTTAAGACAAAAACGAAATATTAGGTCTCGCTATCGTGAGGATGGGGGCACCAGTCACGAGGACGATGTCAAGTACAAGTTCGCGAATCGAGAAAGAGAAAATAGAGTGCGAGGGCTGTAATTGAGCGCGAGAGCTGAAATTACAGCCCTCACGATCACGAGAGCTGAAATTACAGCCCTCGTGATCACGAGGTGGTTAGGGCAAAATGGCTCGCGATCACGGCCTTAGGCGGTCAGACCCCATCTATAAATTTTAGCTACGATTCAGTTTTTGGAGTATCACAATTTTGGACAAGTAAAAGTCGTTTTTACGCGATTTTAGTGATTCTAAAGCCAATCTTCATCAATTTCGAAGGACCAAAAGATCAAGATCAAAGATTGGGTTTCTACTTATGATTATTAACATTGGTAACATTTTTATTAGTGATTTTATCATGTTTTTCATTGTTTATGATTGTATGTTGATTCTCTCATGAATATGTTAGGCTAAACCTTTAAGTGTTTGTTTTTTTTCTCCAATGTTACAAAACCCCATAACCACTCAAGAACTTTGGCCTGTAAATAATCATCAAATCTCCGATTATTAAAATACACGAACACTCTCATTAAGCTCACAATCACATAACGAGTAAAACAAAATCAGTCTTGCCGGTGTTTGGACTCTCACGCGCCACCAAGAGTCAGATGCCGGAAGTGGTGTTTCCTGCCACTATTTAAGCGCTTCCACAGCTTAAGTAATCCGGGTCAGGAACTATTTTCTCATAGGAAGCAACCACTTTTGGCTCACGGGTTACATTACGTTTTTCCTTTTGGCTCAGGAACTATTTTCTCATAGGAACTATTTTCTCTTACGTTTTTCCGACGATTAACTTTCCTTTTCCCTATCTGTGATTTAATTTACCTCGGTTTCTCCTATTTCTCCTGTGTGCTTCAATGCTCTATTatctatatttattaatatatatatatatatatatatatatatatatatatatacctactgtATGTTATAGAATTATTTATTATCTACAATatagtttttttaaattatattaagaCCCCACTAGCTTTGTATTTGTTTAAAAGTGGTTTAAGATGCTACTTGCTATTGCTTTTAATTTGCTGCTATTTTTGTGTAGAAACTTTCTCTTAGTGTAAGTGTTAACTAGATTAGATTTTTAACCTGTTTGAGTACTATCAttcctattattaattattagttgtTTTGCACACTTACTATTGTAAGTGTTTTGCTCGCTAATTTTATTTCGGTTAATAGTAACTCTTTTCAACTATTAGTGTGTTGTTTATAGGGTAAGATAAACTCGTCACATACGCATGGTTACTTGAGGTCATGTCCTATTAGCTTAGCGGTGGGTAGGTCTAGAGGGAGTAGAGATGGTCGCGTTAGGATTAGAGTAGGTAGTTGGAATGTAGGAACTTTGACTAGAAAATCTAGTGAACTAGTAGATACGTAATTTAAGAGTAAAGTGGACATATTGTGTGTTCAAGAGGCCAGATGGAGGGCTGAAGAGGCGGTTAACATTGACAACTACAAGTTATAGTTTTCGGGTTCTAGAGTAGCTAGAAAAGGGGTAGGGATCTTTATAGGACCCCTTTATAAGGATAATATTGTGGGTGCGGGTAGGTGTAGCGATAGGATAATGTCAGTTAGGTTAGTTATACAGGAGGAGACTTACATGGTAATTTGCACTTACGCACCTCATGCTGTtttaggagaagaagaaaaaagtcGCTTTTGGCAAACGTTAGATGAAGTTGTGAGGAGTTGCCCCGCTGACCATCGATTACTTATTGGGGGAGACCTTAATGGACATATAGGAATGATTTCGGATGGATATACAGGTGTCCATGGGGGCTTTGGGTACGGAGTTCGAAATGAAGAAGGATGCTCTATTCTCGAATTCGCTATTGCCCACGAGTTGGTTGTTGCAAACTCTTTCTTCAGGAAGACGGAAGCTCAGCTAGCAACTTTCCACAGTGGGGGTCATAGTACCCAGATTGACTATTTACTGCTTCGCAAAGGGGGCCTTAAGGCTTGCAGAGACTATAGGGTCCTGACTACCTGGAGATGTTCCACCCAACACATATTATTGGTCATGGACTTGGTTCTGCAGAGGCGGGTTACTAGGAGAGTGAGACTCGTCCAACCTAGGGTCCTTCGAAAGAATCTGAATGAAGTGAAAGCCGAAACTTTTAAAGCGTCAGTTTTGGAAAGAGTAGAGGCATGAATGAATACTGTTACTCATGGGGACGCGGATGAGATGTGGAATAGTATGGCATCAACTATTAGAGATGTTTCCAAGGAAACCATAGGTGTGACAGTAGGGTTATCGAGAGGACATAAGTCTAGTAGAGAATCATGGTGGATTAGTGATGAGGTTCAAACCAAATTCGCGCTTAAGCAAccgaggtttagggagctcattactTGCCAGGACGGAACATGTGATAACAGAACTAGGGCAGAAGAGAGGTACAAAGAAGccaaaagagaagctaagaaggtCGTTGCCCGTGCAAAAGATAAAGCATATGAAAATTTGTATAGGAAATTAGACTCTAAAGAAGGAACAAATGATATTTACAGGATTGCAAAAGCTAGCGAGTGTAAGAGGAGGGATatagataacatcaagtttatcaaggATGAAGCCGGTCAAACCATAGTGAAGGAAGAAGAAATTCGGAAAAGATGGGAAGGGTAATTCTCATATCTTTTCGTGGGTGAAGGACCCGGATGCCAAGAGGATCCGCAGGACTTGGAATTAGGACAATTCCAGAACAACAATTTCTCTAGAAGAATCAGTCAGGAAGAAGTAAGATCGGCAC
This window of the Rutidosis leptorrhynchoides isolate AG116_Rl617_1_P2 chromosome 7, CSIRO_AGI_Rlap_v1, whole genome shotgun sequence genome carries:
- the LOC139859135 gene encoding uncharacterized protein, producing MSVRLVIQEETYMVICTYAPHAVLGEEEKSRFWQTLDEVVRSCPADHRLLIGGDLNGHIGMISDGYTGVHGGFGYGVRNEEGCSILEFAIAHELVVANSFFRKTEAQLATFHSGGHSTQIDYLLLRKGGLKACRDYRVLTTWRCSTQHILLVMDLVLQRRVTRRVRLVQPRVLRKNLNEVKAETFKASVLERVEA
- the LOC139859136 gene encoding uncharacterized protein; protein product: MNTVTHGDADEMWNSMASTIRDVSKETIGVTVGLSRGHKSSRESWWISDEVQTKFALKQPRFRELITCQDGTCDNRTRAEERYKEAKREAKKVVARAKDKAYENLYRKLDSKEGTNDIYRIAKASECKRRDIDNIKFIKDEAGQTIVKEEEIRKRWEG